A genomic stretch from uncultured Pseudodesulfovibrio sp. includes:
- a CDS encoding HAMP domain-containing sensor histidine kinase: MTDPDWTDSDGNSNLHDQDDSTRVQYMVERIQAKLHDYEVYDFPMSEVRALNIFFDLAQEVRGREMFYAVCMAIPRILIGLESSIYILEDEDTFVLGGCSTGRCDREATRTWDHEFSEHPVISDNHLFIPIQSNPEYNDMLPFVPPHNILGIFEMHPCRALSEHDRLFLTKFINRVGFQLHHRIIRARNREHIRFIKSLVQDIGHNVIVPNMYFKLYFNRLKRQIEQLHLVTTDILSLMSECAPQKCTTEGNRLARITAGIEAQYQEIYSHYETTSMFLETLLRRRHFEEGRYVLDKREVNLSKTIMEPLLDRFRQRFDERGIQINLALGGAPDQTIRLIMDRGLISQVFDNLFSNALKYTEPSTLPDGRRGKFISYGWQILKDYFSPNKPGIRMWVASTGKPLELQNSMEVFKPGFRADNVAHKSGTGRGLYFVRQVVELHGGQVGYSHTGNSNEFYFILPFEHT, translated from the coding sequence ATGACCGATCCTGACTGGACCGACTCGGACGGAAATTCAAATCTCCACGATCAGGACGATTCAACGCGCGTACAATATATGGTGGAACGCATTCAGGCGAAACTTCACGACTACGAAGTCTACGATTTTCCCATGAGTGAAGTCCGAGCCCTGAACATCTTTTTCGATCTTGCCCAAGAGGTGCGTGGACGCGAAATGTTTTACGCGGTCTGCATGGCCATCCCCCGCATTCTGATCGGACTTGAATCAAGTATTTATATCCTTGAAGACGAAGACACTTTTGTCCTGGGAGGCTGTTCCACTGGACGATGCGATCGAGAGGCTACTCGGACTTGGGACCACGAATTCTCAGAACATCCCGTAATTTCGGACAACCACCTGTTCATCCCCATCCAGAGCAACCCGGAATACAATGACATGCTTCCCTTTGTGCCCCCACACAACATCCTTGGCATCTTTGAAATGCACCCTTGCAGAGCTCTATCGGAACATGATCGACTTTTCCTGACAAAGTTCATCAATCGTGTCGGGTTCCAACTTCACCACAGAATTATTCGCGCCCGAAACCGAGAACATATCAGATTCATTAAATCGCTTGTTCAGGATATCGGACACAACGTTATCGTGCCCAATATGTATTTCAAACTCTATTTCAACAGGCTCAAGCGGCAGATTGAACAGCTCCATCTTGTAACAACGGATATCCTCTCGCTCATGAGCGAATGCGCTCCACAAAAATGCACGACTGAAGGGAACCGGCTCGCCCGGATAACGGCCGGAATCGAAGCACAGTATCAGGAGATTTACAGCCACTACGAGACGACTTCAATGTTTCTCGAAACACTGCTCAGGCGTCGGCACTTCGAAGAGGGCCGCTATGTGCTGGACAAACGGGAAGTGAATCTTTCCAAGACAATAATGGAGCCCCTGCTCGACCGATTCAGACAACGATTTGACGAACGCGGCATTCAAATCAATCTAGCCCTCGGGGGTGCGCCGGATCAAACCATCAGACTCATCATGGACCGGGGGCTCATCTCGCAGGTCTTCGACAACCTCTTTTCCAATGCTCTCAAATATACAGAACCATCCACACTCCCGGATGGCCGTCGAGGAAAATTCATTTCCTACGGGTGGCAGATTCTCAAGGACTACTTCTCTCCAAACAAACCAGGAATTCGCATGTGGGTTGCTTCCACCGGCAAGCCATTGGAACTGCAAAACTCCATGGAAGTTTTCAAACCGGGTTTCCGCGCCGACAACGTAGCGCACAAAAGCGGCACAGGGCGCGGCCTCTACTTCGTGCGCCAGGTCGTGGAACTCCACGGCGGTCAGGTCGGCTATTCACACACCGGGAACAGCAACGAATTCTATTTCATTCTGCCTTTTGAGCATACATAG